One segment of Trachemys scripta elegans isolate TJP31775 chromosome 1, CAS_Tse_1.0, whole genome shotgun sequence DNA contains the following:
- the LOC117873070 gene encoding olfactory receptor 52M1-like, translating to MSNSNTTNFTNPSIFILVGIPGLEAAHVWISIPFSIMYTIAILGNFSILFIVKMEQSLHKPMYYFLCMLAITDLVLSTSTLPKMLSIFWLNSREIDFSACLTQMYFLHCFLVTESGIFVAMAFDRYVAICDPLRHSIILTNSMVAKIGLGMVLRGGMLVLPFILVARQWPYCRTNIIPHSYCEHMAVVKLACTEIHVSNYYSLSVVFCSLGLDQFFIAVSYTQILRAIFSLPTKDARLKTFGTCGSHLCAILAFYIPCLFSVLTYRFGKNMALHFHVLIASVYLLIPHMINPIIYGVRTKQIRDRLLQLFTHKGT from the coding sequence ATGTCAAATTCCAACACAACCAACTTCACCAACCCCTCTATCTTCATCCTGgtgggcattcctggcctggaggcggCCCATGtatggatctccatccccttcagcATCATGTACACcatagccatcttggggaacttcaGCATTCTCTTCATTGTGAAGATGGAGCAGAGCCTCCATaagcccatgtactatttcctctgtaTGCTGGCCATCACCGACCTGGTCCTGTCCACATCCACTCTGCCAAAAATGCTGAGCATATTCTGGCTCAATTCCAGAGAGAtcgatttcagtgcctgcctcacccagatgtacttccTTCACTGCTTCTTAGTAACTGAGTCTGGGATCTTCgtggccatggcttttgatcgctatgtggccatctgtgatcccctgagacattcAATCATCCTAACAAACTCCATGGTGGCCAAGATTGGCCTGGGCATGGTGCTGCGTGGTGGCATGCTCGTGCTCCCCTTTATTTTAGTGGCAAGgcagtggccatattgcagaacaaACATCATACCCCACTCATACTGTGAGCACATGGccgtggtgaagctggcctgcaCCGAAATCCATGTCAGTAATTATTACAGCCTCTCTGTGGTATTCTGTTCATTAGGTTTGGATCAGTTTTTTATTGCTGTGTCCTAtacccagatcctcagggccatctttagcctccccacaaaggatgcccgtctcaagacttttgggacctgcgGCTCCCACCTATGTGCCATCTTAGCCTTCTACATCCCATGTCTCTTCTCCGTCCTCACGTACCGGTTTGGCAAGAATATGGCCCTGCATTTCCATGTTCTCATTGCCAGCGTTTACCTTCTGATTCCCCACATGATAAACCCCATTATCTacggggtgaggaccaaacagatccgggacagactgctccagctctttactcataaagggacctaa